In Mycteria americana isolate JAX WOST 10 ecotype Jacksonville Zoo and Gardens chromosome 3, USCA_MyAme_1.0, whole genome shotgun sequence, a single genomic region encodes these proteins:
- the SCCPDH gene encoding saccharopine dehydrogenase-like oxidoreductase: MAAGGGGGAGAPERPYDLVVFGASGFTGQFVVEEVARVAAGGELRGALRWAVAGRSQEKLQAVLERAAERLGKAALGAEVGVLLCDVGDAASVAAMARQTRLVLNCVGPYRFFGEPVVEACVENGASCIDISGEPQFLEEMYLKYNKKAAEKGVYIIGSCGFDTIPADMGVLYARDKLKGTLTAVESFLSVKSGPEGCCIHDGTWKSAVYGLANQDNLRKLRKKIGYAPVPVVGAKLKRRGPVFYNQEFKQYSIPFIGSDVSVVKRSQRYLHTELQETPVQYGAYMNVGGLGSVIKLMFAGILFLLLVKFSFGRKLLTKYPEFFSAGRFTKKGPTQKQLDGTSFTMTFFGEGYSEGQDPQNGKPNVKICTEVKGPEPGYVATPIAMVQAAVSLLEDAACLPKQGGVYSPGAAFSKTKLIDRLNKHGVEFSVISKPEV; this comes from the exons atggcggcgggcggcggcggcggggccggggcgcccgaGCGGCCCTACGACCTGGTGGTGTTCGGGGCCTCGGGCTTCACCGGCCAGTTCGTGGTGGAGGAGGTGGCGCGGgtggcggccggcggggagctgcGCGGCGCCCTGCGCTGGGCCGTGGCCGGGCGGAGCCAGGAGAAGCTGCAGGCGGTGCTGGAGCGGGCGGCCGAGAGGCTGG GGAAGGCGGCGCTCGGGGCGGAGGTCGGCGTGCTGCTCTGCGATGTGGGCGACGCGGCCTCAGTGGCCGCCATGGCGAGGCAGACCCGGCTGGTGCTCAACTGCGTGGGCCCG TATAGATTCTTTGGAGAGCCTGTGGTAGAAGCTTGTGTGGAAAATGGTGCAAGCTGCATTGACATCAGTGGAGAACCCCAG TTTCTGGAAGAAATGTAcctgaaatacaacaaaaaagcTGCGGAAAAGGGAGTATATATCATTGGAAGCTGTGGCTTTGACACTATACCAGCCGATATGGGAGTACTGTACGCCAGAGACAAGTTGAAAG GTACCCTCACTGCTGTCGAAAGTTTCCTGTCGGTGAAATCTGGGCCTGAG GGTTGTTGTATACATGACGGGACCTGGAAGTCAGCTGTTTATGGCCTTGCGAATCAAGACAACCTGAGGAAGCTTCGAAAAAAGATAGGCTATGCCCCTGTTCCAGTAGTTGGTGCAAAACTTAAAAGAAG aggACCTGTGTTTTACAATCAGGAATTCAAACAGTACTCCATTCCATTCATCGGATCAGATGTTTCTGTTGTGAAACGGTCTCAGCGTTATTTGCACACAGAGTTGCAGGAAACACCT GTGCAGTATGGTGCTTATATGAACGTAGGTGGTCTTGGCTCTGTTATCAAGCTGATGTTTGCtggcattttatttcttcttcttgtgaAGTTTAGCTTTGGAAGAAAACTTCTGACAAAA TACCCGGAATTTTTCTCTGCTGGACGCTTCACAAAGAAAGGACCAACCCAGAAACAG TTGGATGGAACCTCTTTTACAATGACTTTTTTTGGCGAGGGTTACAGTGAGGGGCAAGATCCCCAGAATGGCAAACCAAATGTAAAGATCTGCACCGAAGTGAAAGGACCAG agccTGGCTATGTTGCTACACCAATTGCAATGGTTCAAGCAGCTGTATCTCTTCTGGAAGATGCAGCTTGTCTGCCTAAACA GGGTGGTGTATATTCTCCAGGAGCTGCCTTCTCTAAAACAAAACTGATTGATCGCCTGAACAAACATGGAGTGGAGTTCTCTGTTATTAGCAAGCCTGAAGTCTGA